In the genome of Fusobacterium necrogenes, one region contains:
- a CDS encoding threonine aldolase family protein has product MVSFKNDYSEGALPVIMEALLKTNLEQTVGYGEDEYTTKGIETIKKAINFKDCYVRLLVGGTQTNLLTISHILRPYEAVIAADTGHISVHEAGAIEATGHKVIELATNGDGKINLDMIKKAYDIHKNDFHMVKPKMVYISNPTELGTLYTKEELINISNYCKEVGMYLYLDGARMASALASEKNDIELTDYPKYCDAFYIGGTKCGLLFGEALVITNKELAGGFFCSTKQKGATLAKGRLLGIQFAELFQGDRYYQVGKHSNEMAAMLKKGVLEAGYKLKADSYTNQQFFILPNRIIDEIGKKYRYEFWEKIDEETSAIRLVTSWATKEEDVKDFIEDLKNMK; this is encoded by the coding sequence ATGGTAAGTTTTAAAAATGACTATAGTGAGGGAGCATTACCAGTTATAATGGAGGCTCTTTTAAAAACTAACTTAGAACAAACAGTTGGATATGGAGAGGATGAATACACAACTAAGGGTATAGAAACTATAAAAAAGGCTATAAATTTTAAAGATTGCTATGTACGTCTTTTAGTAGGAGGAACACAAACAAATCTTCTTACAATTTCTCATATTTTACGTCCATATGAAGCAGTAATAGCAGCAGATACAGGACATATCAGTGTACATGAAGCTGGTGCAATAGAAGCTACTGGACATAAAGTAATAGAGTTGGCAACTAATGGAGATGGAAAAATAAACTTAGATATGATAAAAAAAGCTTATGATATTCATAAAAATGATTTTCATATGGTAAAACCTAAGATGGTATATATATCTAATCCAACAGAATTAGGAACTCTTTATACAAAAGAGGAATTAATAAACATCTCTAATTATTGTAAAGAGGTAGGTATGTATCTATACCTTGATGGAGCAAGAATGGCGTCAGCATTAGCTTCTGAAAAAAATGATATAGAACTTACTGACTATCCTAAATATTGTGATGCTTTCTATATAGGAGGAACTAAATGTGGACTTTTATTTGGAGAGGCATTGGTAATTACAAATAAAGAGTTAGCAGGAGGATTTTTCTGTAGTACAAAACAAAAGGGAGCTACTTTAGCAAAAGGAAGATTGTTAGGAATACAATTTGCAGAGTTATTCCAAGGAGATAGATACTATCAAGTAGGAAAACATTCAAATGAGATGGCAGCTATGTTAAAAAAAGGAGTATTAGAGGCTGGATATAAATTGAAAGCAGATTCATATACTAATCAACAATTCTTTATACTTCCTAATAGAATAATAGATGAGATTGGGAAAAAATATAGATATGAATTTTGGGAAAAAATAGATGAAGAAACTTCAGCAATTAGATTAGTAACTTCTTGGGCTACAAAAGAGGAAGATGTAAAAGATTTTATAGAAGACTTAAAAAATATGAAATAA